A window of Benincasa hispida cultivar B227 chromosome 9, ASM972705v1, whole genome shotgun sequence genomic DNA:
tttatagCATTGAAAAAAACGCTATGGCAAGTCAGGGATTTTCAATAACATCGGCTACTAAAGCATACTTAAAACACTATAGAAAATCttttatagtatttttttaCTACTATAAAAAATGCTAGAGAAAGTTTTTTATAACGTTTTTTACCGTTATAAAAAACGTTATAAAAGACCTTCTAAAGCATTTTTTACTAACGCTATGAAACGTTTTCATAACATTAAATATGTGCTATCAAAAGTTgatttttatagcatttttttatAGCGTTAAAAAAACGCTATGAAAAGTCGGAGACTTTCAATAACATGGGCTATggcaacattttgaaaatgcTATGGAACGTTTACGATAGCGTTTTTTAAAGCTATCGAACGTGATAAATGTTGTAATGCATAGAAGTCTATGGTTCGAATCCCCAATCATACTTACAAAAATATCTAAACTCACAAAACAAAAACTTGGTTTTTGATGtcttaatttataatatttttttctctttttttttcctctcattttttATGCTAATAaagttatattaaattgatgttcgctaaaaaatgataaattttaagatatttttaTCGTACGATATCGACGTTTTAAATACGTGCCAGTGAAATATACGATGACGCTTTAAATACATATCAGCGAAACGTTgatgttttaaatatatatcagCGAAGCGTCGACATTTTAAATACGTATCAGAGAAGTATTGACGTTTTAAATACGTATAAGTGAAGCATTgacattttaaatatataccAGCGAAGCGTTGACGTTTTAAATATAAGCATTTTAAATATATACCAGCAAAGCGTcagtattttaaatatataccaATGAAGCGTCGGCGCTTTAAATATATACCAGCGAAGCGTTCACGCTTTAAATATATACGAAGGAAGTGTCGACGCTTTAAATATATTCCAATGATACGCCAGAAGTGTGCTATCTTTGTAGTGTGAAAAGTTGAAAAGATTATTTTGTACAATTTTCATAAATTCTCCtcttattttactttattttatcctaatattctttgtttcaaaaaattgtATTTCCTTTCTAAAAGTTTTGTtcacttttatatttatttttctttaatttttatccTCACGTAACTTTCTTAAAGTTTTTATGACGTTTATCTATAATGTTTATTCTTAGGTTTAAATGTCATTTTTCTCCCTTTATCGCTCTAATAATTTTAAACTCCCTCTGGTTTTCTCTCTTTAACTTAttctctcttattttattacttttttctttttctcttgaaatTNATATAtgcatgtgtatatatatatatatatatcccttTAAAGTTATTCTCaagaatttgtttttattgttattctttaaagaaaaaagaaaaagaaaaaaacctctCTCCTTTATATGTCTATAACTTTATTTATGTATCTTTGAATTTTatcttcgatttttttttatatgttgaaATTTTGTGCATCTCCTTTATATATCTATAACTTTATATATATGTCTATAGTTTTTTTCTCCCAAACTCTAATGTTTTAGtatcttttaaataatttaatcacTCTAAAATTACCTTTCAAAGTATATGATTAAATTCAAGACAAACGAAATAAGAAATTAATAACACTTATGTTCAAAACAAATAATTAGATCATGTTCACTTTCTTGATTAATAACACTTATGTTCAAAACAAATAATTAGATCATGTTCACTTTCTTGTAAACGTAATTCatgataatttgaaaagaaaatccCACCTGATTACATTTGTTGTTATTTATCAATATATTAGAATATGAACTCAATCTATAATCAACAAATATAATGAAGAAGATCATTAATCCAATTACGTTTGATTATTACATacataatcttttttttttataatttacctattttatttagaactatatccataattaatattgatcaaatataataaagaaGATCATTAATCCAATTACGTTTGATTATTACGTacataatcttttttttataatttacctattttatttagaactatatccataattaatatCATGATCAATATTGACCGTTATCGATCAACAACGATATCAAATAATATCatcttattaaataaaataatgtatattttcTTCGAAATACTTCTTTATATATGTTTATTCGAGGatggtgtttttttttcttttttctaaaaaaagattGTGTTTCTAAACTGAAATATGAATTactatttcatttttagaattgtattttttaattttaatttgagtgttagttttttaaatataaaaattgaagtgaataaaaatgataaaggcAACCCCCCAATTCCTATAACATATTATTCAGTAACCATAtcgtaattattataattttataaaaggaaaaattgggCCTTCAAATATCCGATTTTAACGTCTGTATGAATTTGAAGAcccaacttttaaaatttttacaaaAACCACCATACtattcttttatgttttataaatttttttaaaaaaacatgccCCAAACTAAAGTTTCAAGATCCAATTCTAATTTGAAGActcaatatttaaaatcaaaagttaATAATCATAATTACAACTACCACATCATACCAATTTtatcccttttttctttttctatacaGCCCCAATGTAGCTGTACTGGCTATTCGTTGGAAGGATTGAAAGCAGAACACATTGAACACAAGAAAATTTCAAGGCAAATACCCAAAATCAAACACTTCATTGATAATAAGTTGCCATTATCACACACCAGAACACAATCCAttgaaagaaagagagaagagaCCAAACCAACAGGAACACACAGACTCCTTAAAACACTTCAAGAGCATAAAACAGGAAACAGAAAGCAACTAAAACCCATGAATCTTGATCTGATCCTTCTTGACAAGACCAGCTTGAACAAGGAACTGAGAGACGTTCTTCCGCTGATCGCCCTGTAGTTGAATTATCTTCCCCAATTCTTTGTCTTGCACAACATTACCATTACAGCAGAATTCCTTCTTCACGTCCTTGAGGATCTTCTCGTAGCTGAACTCTTTCTTCAGACCCTGAACTGTAGTTAAGCATTTCTTGCCATTCCTCTGCTGAACCCGAATATGAACATACTCTTTCGTTCCGGGGGCATCCGAATCCTTGGCGTCGGCGAATGGATCAAATGCAGATGGGATCTGGAAGTCTAATTCAACCATGAACCTTGTTTGGATGAAAGCTTAAACGGAACCGGACAACCGAAAATCTGAAAACATCAAAACAACTATGGTTAAAAAAACTAGGCCCTTCTCATTACACAGCTCTTAAGGTACTAGAAACATTAATATTTAGAAGCAAAAACTAAGGCCCTAATTGGATCTGTTTGTTCTTATTAATTTTCTGTTGTTTGCAGAAAACACTAGAATTTCTTATCAAATTCTAAAGAAAACTTAACTTGGCTTTTTGAAACATCAGTAAAAGATGGAAACCGGACATAGAAACTCATGGACGAAATTTGTTACAAACTTTCTAATTATGGTATTCTCGGAGACACTTGAAGTTCTATCAAAATCTAAAAAGCAAAAACGTTCTTGAAGGTCCGTTTTACTTGAAAAGTTCACAAAACCTAACCTAGTTTCGAAACACCGGCAGAAAGTGGATAACGAAACATTTAAGACTAATAGAcggaattttcaaatttatacttTCCACCAGAATTTTCTCGAAACAATTGATTTTCTTACCAAATTctataaacaaaaaatttcttgaaaaGTTCACAAAACTTGACTGGATTTTTGAAACATCaatagaaagttgatgacaattttttttttaaacaaaaaaaccaaaccGAAAGATCACCAAACGAGTTTGGATCTTCGCAACCACAAGTCCCAAATAATTAATTCCAATCTGGAaaagaattaataaataaataaaacagaTCCCAATTCATCAGTGGCTTCAATGAACCACCCAATACCAGAATCATCAAATGATCAGAACACATCTCATATAACAAAGCCGTTTAAAgataaaaagggaaagaaaaagaaaacagaacAAGACAGAAAAATCCCCCCAAGTAGACGTATAAACCAAGCATCAGACAAcaaacaaagaaatcaaaatttcatacaACCAAAAACGACCCAATACCAGAATAAATTAGAAATCGTAACAAGAAACAAAGATCATACAAACAAAACCCTAACCGACGATTAACCAGAACGATCGACCAAAATCTCGAGACCCAGATAACAAATTCcagaaacaaaaaattaaaggcTAAGAAATTACTGAATCAAAGAAGAATTCAGAAGGAATTAGAAACTTACCAGAAGGCGAAGGGACTAAGAACGCGTGAAAGAGATCGAAAGCAAATGGAAAGAAGGGTGAAAAGATTGAGAAAGCCAATGGGGAATATTTATAGTGAATTTTGGGTAAGGCGGTAACAGCCCGTTGGGTTGAGCTGGAATCTTCTGGGAGGATGACGTGGACGATTAAGATTAGTAAGGGACGGTCCAGATCTACGCTGACGTGTACCGTGTTAATTAaggaaataattttttaaacgaAAAGAATATAAGGGCGGTGTGAATTAACCGACGCGTTCATTGAACGCAAACGCAACCCCGATCCGTACTTGGATTCGTGAATCGACCCGGCTCGACCGATAGAGACACGTGGGGCCCACGGGAGGATGGATCTAGACTATGCTACTAGCACTAGAAGAACTTGAGGTTGGTGGTTCGGTCCAGTGGCCGGTTTTTTGTAAAACAGGCCAAACCAAACCGGTGCATGAATCACAGAGTGGAACTCTAGCTGTGGATGGGCCCCGCcccatatatttttatttgagaaATTTTCGCAtgataatagaaaaaatataaaactatttataaaaatagtaaatttttttttaaaaaaatactgctataagtgatagaattctatccgccttattttctatttttgaaaatctccctttttattttttactattatttttaagtctatttattataattagttaaaGAATGTTTTCACATTATTGAAAATGATATTCTTTTTCTTGGCCTTTTCTGTACTTAAAAGGTACAATATTTTATTGAGTTTTGAGaagagattttgattttggaactTTGTGAGATTTAATACTTCACATTGAAGTTTTGGATCCTATTTAgttgttgagaaaattaatGACAGAATTAGACaaataagagaagaaaaatgagaatatctatataattaaaaatgagGGTATCTATATGAGTTGCTATCAAATTCATTCTTTAGCAGCTCAATATAACTTCAAAAAAATTGACTATCTAAgtgttaaaattatttatattttatgtttgaacATGCTCAAAAGTCAGAGAgttctttttgtttatttaaagttttgatGCTTGAGAAGAGATGAAAAATATGaggattttagaaaattttagaaaaaaaaaaggaggttTTAAGTGTATTTGAAGAAGTGAGAAGAAAAAATATGAGAAATTAAGAAGTGTATGATATAGATTAAAGTAGAGGAAAGATTGAAAATGGACGAGGGAGGTGATATGCAGGATAGAGACTAGTGATTTCTGTTCGTATACTAATaacaagagtttttttttagaaaaataatggtTAAGATGTTAATGTAACATTTAAAGTCTAAGGATATTAATGAAACTTTTGAATGTTCAAGagtatattttaaaacaaataccAAGAGTTTCAATCCAAAAACTAATGATGAcggtatttgatttttttatttttagtgtaaatgtattattaaaattgttgaaaattcaatgatatttttaaaacaaagtaCAAAATTTATGAGTGTGTTCTATAATTTGAAAtcaagatttgaagaaaatgatCGATAATAATATGATGAACTCTATTAAGTAATAAGTCATAATGCTACCTATTTGTGACTTCAAATCATAATATATTTCAAAtgaatattattgttttttattaagtaaaaaaaagatttgaaactaaaattttcaaaccaTAAAAGAGAATGAAATCTGAATTTTTCAAACCAAAGTGATTGGATTTTGAAGAATAAATAGATTTTGGGAGTAAATTACTGATcagtattttgatttttattaattgatcaagattataatcatattacatatatgaataaaatcttcatctaaatacaaaattttaattacatCCCTTTCTAATATTTTAAGACGGAGAAATTGAAATCATTTCTCGATTTTCTAATCGTAggatttaaaagtcattttttgaACATCGGGGGTAAGgtgcatatttttttatttaaaaaaacaacaaacgTATCTTAAATGTTGTTCATACGGAAAATAGTGAAGGTAAGTAGTACTTGAAGGTGAGGGATAAATtacatgttattttatttaaaaaacaacaaatttatCTTAAATGGTCTTCATATGCAAAGTCCAAGGGTATTTATATAtcccatgcagtaatagtaagcatCATTAGGTGATAAATTGTCTCGTGATTGAATCGTACCAAGAAAAATAGTTATCTGATACAACTGGtgcatttgttatttatctttATGCACAACGATCATGACGTGCATGCTAGTACAAGTATATTCTGTATGAATTTGGCATTAatcttggtcgtgcttacctcttaAATCAATCTGGTGTAGTGTCGGGAGTGTATAGTACAACAACGATACCGTTTGCCGCAGACCGAATTGTCTCAACACATGATTTGGTTGatgtcactctactatatggaagcatataagagggctaacggtTAACCAAATGTCTTGACTATCAAGATAGTAATCAAGCAGTAATAACCAAATCTTGCGTGTGTGACGttcaattaatctaaaaaaagaataattagacACCTAAAaagtatgttatatttatttgtaaattCATTTGCTACCTGATCGTGCATCAGTCGGTCAAATATTTGTCAATATACTAGTAACATATTTACTGACTGTTCGGAGGCTGCTAATACACAATTTCAtctacatttttaaaaaaatacaattaatttattttattacataaaatggaataaatatataaataaaataatacatgGCACTAGGTGGACGATGATCTAGGGCCTATAACTAGACTTATGATGCTAGAATGTTAGATCTTTCATAAGCAATACTTGTAATAGTATCAGTGGTCTCGTTATTTCCAAAGTTTGTGCATTAGTAGCTCGACATAGTTCTCTATAAATCCATGCAAGATAGgcaccaccccacgagtacgtaCCAACATGCTCGAAATCAACTAGCAGTGGAAGAAACATAAGATGTACCAAAGTGTTCGACTTATCAACGAacaaaaatcttccaataaGCTGCATTatgtatgctcgtgcatacctGTTAGTTggaaaagggaaaggaaaataaatatgcttgttttattttatgcgttaatctccatgcgtcgacgaccatgcgttggactagaaaatatgaaatatgcgTTAAGCTCGTATGCAATGACCTttcattcctatcacaagttttcttgctttctcaccaagtataacgagaacacaagtttctcaggatgatccaaggtcgaacacagggacttgtaactcaataatgtttgtgaagcaatgcgttgcGTTttaggcgatgaataaaagtaaaaagacagaAGCGAAAGGATTATGTACGACACCTACtcttaactaaacagattgagcaatggaagtttaactatgaaaAATGGTAGAGATGCAGCAACTGCtaacgcataataatgttcattatgttaggtcgctcgagtaatcccagctcaccacactaacgcatcgcacacctctcagtggccagccgcatgcttatatctctataatgcatggttgcgtcgagcataagatcgttCCTATCTCTAAGAACAAAGCTTACCTTACTTTAGggtgttccactacttaccttCTCGGGCAGTTACTTGTGGCTagtcagctcatagacaagcattgtgacagctcatagacaagcgttgcttcagcctcacaccaagcgaagaggactaactcactatactcgtgcaacgcacacctctcggtgggttgctacatgcgttcTATCTCTAGGCTgcacgattgagtatgcgactATCTTCAATGCTTaactaaatgatgaatgtagattatgataaagaagaggaagatgatgaagatggtgttgaaggaactaagatatgcattgattacaaattgtattaatgtcttaagccaaaatgtaatacaatacagaggtaagAGGAGAAATGGAAGGCTAGATGAAAACAACCTCTCGCTTTTCATCTgaaatgcgtcaaggctgctggtggtgccatggatggatggtggagaaatCTCTTTCGAGCTCTATCTACGGCGTaactctggtcgtcactcggaatgggctgtggaggtgaagaatccttAAAGGAaatcttgctcatgctctcatttgtgatcacaaggatctgccttagagcagaagctcggatggtttgaagtgaagatccaaggttctatttatagagcttaatgCCGATAAACTGATGATTGGGTTCTGACTCACTACTACCTTTGTCGCGGTATAGGTAATGTCAACATCActttatcttgttgatactcccaaggtatgcattcaaGCTTATTTCTCCTGAAGTGTCAATGCATTCCCCCCACTTGGCGATCAATCTTTCATTACGATGATCACTATGGACGCAACATTCCATGCGGCGAACTAGTCTTTATGAACCTTTGCATGCGATTATTCTTGCGACAGTTTG
This region includes:
- the LOC120086692 gene encoding protein translation factor SUI1 homolog 1-like; the protein is MVELDFQIPSAFDPFADAKDSDAPGTKEYVHIRVQQRNGKKCLTTVQGLKKEFSYEKILKDVKKEFCCNGNVVQDKELGKIIQLQGDQRKNVSQFLVQAGLVKKDQIKIHGF